The sequence below is a genomic window from Alosa alosa isolate M-15738 ecotype Scorff River chromosome 5, AALO_Geno_1.1, whole genome shotgun sequence.
actgttcagccatttcaactgtcagttgttatcaactatgacttctgccaactgttatcaaataaaaagtttgttttgcattttatgttaatatacagtatgtttatattttcatgcactggtaatttcctcgaaattacattttcctagttcatgtttatttctcaatgatcttctgcctgctccggctgggccctctcacagtttttaaatggtcattgagtgggaactactgttgcctttatgatttccttttaaaagtttcttataagaaggagatatcaattataaacaatgacaagccagctggaacctgggctctctctccctcattgaGTGCAGGcgtgttcccaattaaatggatgcATAATGTtccacgttagatctgctgcaaaggagataactagaGTTAgcagtttaacatgatgttatctctatttaacatgatgttttgacattgttattgtaaacattctctaaggagagtgaaaagcagtttgcagtaaagctaatagcGTCGTCTCTATGcaggaaaaaaaatggaacacagcctgataaccaaatgaaatgctttcGGCGGGCGGATGAAAGTGTTTGGCGGGcggagtgtgtgtacagtatagtgtgtgtgtgtgtgtgtgtgggtgggtgggtgagagtgtgtgtacagtatagtgtgtgtgtgtgtgtgtgcgttggtgtgtgtgtgggtggtgagagtgtgtgtacagtatagtagtgtgtgtgtgtgtgtgggtgggtgggtgagagtgtgtgtacagtatagtgtgtgtgtgtgtatgtgtgtgtgtgtgtgtgtgtgtgtgcgttggtgtgtgtgtggtgagagtgtgtgtacagtatagtgagtgtgtgtgtgtgtgtgtgtgtgtgtatgtgtgtgtgtgtgtgtggtgagagtgtgtgtacagtatagtaagtgtgtgtgtgtgtgtgtgtgtgtgatgagagtgtgtgtacagtatagtgtgtgtgtgtgtgtgtggtgagagtgtgtgtacagtatagtaagtgtgtgtgcgtgtgtgtgtgtgtgtgtgtgtgtgtgtggtgagagtgtgtgtacagtatagtaagtgtgtgtgtgtgtgtgtgtgtgtgtgtgcgtgtgtggtgagagtgtgtgtacagtatagtgagtgtgtgtgtgtgtgtgtgtgtgtgcgtgtgtggtgagagtgtgtgtacagtatagtaagtgtgtgtgtgtgtgtgtgtgtggtgagagtgtgtgtacagtatagttCCATGTGGAGAGAGGTGTGCAGATGCCCTGCAGACATGGAGAAGGCACCAAGAACTAGAGCTGCTCCTGCCATATGCTGGCAGCTTAGTTTACTTCAGcagtctgcctgtgtgtgtgtgtgtgtgtgtgtgtgtgtgtgtgtgtgtgtgcgtgtgtgtgtgtgtgtctgcagacgtgcacaaggggaggaggagattaTTGGAAAGCCTCTTAGACTTGATGAAGCAGAGCAAAACAAACGCGTAGTGGCACAGCTGAAAAGTTTCCAGTCATAAAATAAGTCAACATTTCCGGATGTAAAAGCAGGAACAGCCTTCAGATATACAGTACAGACTATAATACATATCTGTAGAGCTATCTGTGTAGATAGacatttacagtacatacatatacagcCTTTGTCCACGTGCTAGTGTACTCTGCACCATAACAGACTTCACTTGGTTTTGAGTACTCAAGTACACTTGTACTGGACAGCAAAGCTGAATGAATTTCAACACTCTTTCCTTTCCATCCttgttctccttctctctctctctcaaacacacacacacacacacacacacacacacacacacacacacacacaccctcctttccatccttgttctctctctctctcaaacacacacacacacacacacacacacacacacacacacacacacacacacacacctttccatcCTTGctctctcaaactctctctcacacacacacacacacacacacacacacacacacacacaccctcctttccatccttgttctctctctctctcaaacacacacacacacacacacacacacacacacacacacacacacacacccccgcccTCCTTCCCTCTGGCATTCCATTCTCCTCCCGTTGTCCTGTGCTGAAATCACATCTTGGCTAATTAGTGGTTCACTGGCCACCACCACTGGTCATCCGTCACTCCCGCACTGCACTGAGCTGGGCTTCTCCGCAAACATTCCTGTTGTCTACACTGACAGAAGCCAGCCGgcctgaaacagagagagagagagagagagagagacagagagagagggagggagtggaggaggagaggagtggagcaggTGTGGGGgtagagggtggaggaggtgggggttgggggtggaggggacTCCTGTGGATTACTGACCCAGCCTGGACTGCACAGCGGAGGGGGGAGACGGCACGGCTCAGCTCCTAATCAGTCCCGCTCGCCTGGtacaaagagaggagaggagataaggGAAGGAGTGAATAAGAGGAGGAGTGAAGAAAAGAGAATAGacgagaggaagaagagagagagagggagagagagagggagggaaagatagatagagagagaggaggaaaagatagagagagttggacagaggaagggagggaaggagggtttgatacatacagaaacagagggagagagggagggagttgagagacagaggcagaaagagagagagagacaaggaaagagacagagagagagaggggagagagagaggggagagaggagagagagagcaggagagagagggagagaaagagagagacagagagagagagggtcccTCCTGTTATTCGGACTCCTGTGCGgactgtgctgttgtgtgtgggaTCGCTGTGAGGATGAAGTGCAGGACTCTGGGACCGCTTCTCTGGGCACTGCTCCTGATGACAGGTAGGGTGGACCCCCTGCACCCTCCGTACCCAGGCAGGGAGGTGGGGCAGCTGGGGCAGGTGGGGCAGCTGGGGCAGGTGGGGCAGCTGGGGCCAGTACCTCTCTGTGTTGTCTCTGCAGCTACAAACAGGGTGGAGCAGGCTGAGTAACGTTCATGGCGAGCATGAGGTTTACTCTCGGGCACAACTGGTGCTCGGAGAGCTCTTAGATGTGATCTCGGCTCAGGCCCTCTTGCCGCCTTTGGTTGATCCATCAAAGCATCTTTGCGTCTTTGCTGGAAGTTTACAAGTATCTGTGAGTAGTTTAGACATGCTTGTGCTGAAGTTTATAAAGTGGAGACATCTGTGGAAGTGCATCTTGTGAGTAGGTTTAGACATGCTTGTGCTGAAGTTTATAAAGTATCTGTAGTGGGTTTGGCTTGTGCTGAAGTTTGAACATTAGGGACATGCTTGTGCTGAAGTTTATAAAGTATCTGTGAGTAGGTTTAGACATGCTTGTGCTGAAGTTTATAAAGTATCTGTGAGTAGGTTTAGACATGCTTGTGCTGAAGTTTATAAAGTATCTGTGAGTAGGTTTAGACATGCTTGTGCTGAAGTTTATAAAGTAGCTCTGTGAGTGGGGTTTAGACATGCTTGTGCTGAAGTTTTTATCTGTGAGTAGGTTTAGACATGCTTGTGTTTATAAAGTATCTGTGAGTAGGTTTAGACTTGTGCTTGTGCTTTGAGAGGTTTATAAAATTATCTGTGCCGGAAGACATCTTGTGCTGAGTTTATACCATATCTGTGAGTAGTTTAGACATGCTTTGCTGCTGAAGTTTATAAAGTATCTGTGAGGTAGTTTGGTACGCTTGTGCTGAAGTTTATAAAATTATCTGTGAGTAGGTTTAGACATGCTTGTGCTGGTTTATAAAGCATTTATGGTTTAGACATGCTTGTGCTGAAGTTTCTGAAGGGTTTATAAAGCATGCTGTTTATAAAGTAGTAGGTTTAGACATGCTTGTGCTGAAGTTTATAAAGTATTATCTGTGAGTAGGTTTAGACATGCTTGTGCTGAAGTTTATAAAGTATCTGTGGAGTAGGTTTAGACATGCTTGTGCTGAAGTTTATAAAGTATCTGTGAGTAGTTTAGACATGCTTGTGCTGAGAGTTTATAAAGTATCTGTGAGTAGTTTAGACATGCTTGTGCTGTGAAGTTTATAAAGTATCTGTGAGTAGTTTAGACATGCTTGTGCTGAAGTTTATAAAGTATCTGTGAGTAGTTTAGACATTACTTGTGCTGGAAGTTTATAAAAGTATCTGTGAGTAGGTTTAGACATGCTTGTGCTGAAGTTTATAAAGTATCTGTGAGTAGGTTTAGACATGCTTGTGCTGAAGTTTTATAAAGTATCTGTGAGTAGTTTAGACATGCTTGTGCTGAAGTTTATATAAATTATCTGTGAGTAGGTTTAGACATGCTTGTGCTGAAGTTTATAAAGTATCTGTGAGTAGTTTTAGACATGCTTGTGCTGGAAGTTTATAAAGTATCTGTGAGTAGTTTAGACATGCTTTGTGCTGAAGTTTATAAAGTATCTGTGAGTAGTTTAGACATGCTTGTGCTGAAGTTTATAAAGTAATCTGTGAGTGGGTTTAGACACATGCTGCTGCTGAAGTTTATAAAGTATCTGTGAGGGTTTAGACATGCTTGTGCTGAAGTTTACAAAGTATCTTTGTAGAGTTTTAGACATgcttacattgctgaagttttATAAAGTATCTGTGAGTAGTTTAGACATGCTTGTGCTGAAGTTTATAAAGTATCTGTGAGTAGGTTTAGACATGCTTGTGTATCTGTGAAGTTTATAAAGCATCTGTGAGTATCTGTGGGTTTAGACATGCTTGTGCTGAAGTTTATAAAGTATCTGTGAGTAGTTTAGACATGCTTGTGCTGAAGTTTATAAAGTATCTGTGAGTAGTTTAGACATGCTTGTGCTGAAGTTTATAAAGTATCTGTGAGTAGGTTTGGACATGCTTGTGCTGAAGTTTATAAAAGTATCTGTGAGTAGGTTTAGACATGCTTGTGCTGGAAGTTTATAAAGTATCTGTGAGTAGGTTTTAGACATGCTTGTGCTGAAGTTTATAAAGTATCTGTGAGTAGGTTTAGACATGCTTGTGCTGAAGTTTATAAAGTATCTGTGAGTAGGTTTAGACATGCTTGTGCTGAAGTTTATGAAAGTATCTGTGAGTAGGTTTAGACATGCTTGTGCTGAAGTTTATAAAAGTATCTGTGAGTAGGTTTAGACATGCTTGTGCTGAAGTTTTATAAAGTATCTGTGAGTAGAGTTTAGACATGTTCTTGTGCTGAAGTTTATAAAGTATCTGTGAGTAGGTTTAGACATGCTTGTGCTGAAGTTTATAAAGTATCTGTGAGTAGTTTAGACATGCTTGTGCTGAAGTTTATAAAGTATCTGTGAGTAGGTTTAGACATGCTTGTATGCTGAAGTTTATAAAGTATCTGTGAGTAGGTTTTAGACATGCTTGTGCTGAGTTTATAAAGATCTTTATAAAGCATCTGTAGAGTAAGGTTTTAGACATGTATCTGTGAGTAAGGTTTTTGTGCTGAAGTTTATAAAGTATCTGTGAGTAGGTTTTAGACATGCTTGTGCTGAAGTTTATAAAAGTATCTGTGAGTAGGTTTAGACATGCTTGTGCTGAAGTTTATAAAGTATCTGTGAGTTTTTAGACATGCTTGTGCTGGAAGTTTATAAAGTATCTGTGAGTAGTTTTAGACATCTGCTGAAGTTTATAAAGTATCTGTGAGTAGGTTTAGACATGCTTGTGCTGAAGTTTATAAAGTATCTGTGAGTAGTTTAGACATGCTTGTGCTGAAGTTTATAAAGTATCTGTGAGTAGGTTTAGACATGCTTGTGCTGAAGTTTATAAAGTATCTGTGAGTAGGTTTAGACATGCTTGTGCTGAAGTTTATAAAGTATCTGTGAGTAGGTTTAGACATGCTTGTGCTTGGTTGCCCGGTCGAACCCTCCTCTGATTGGTGGTTGCAATGACTCAAGTGGTCCCCCTGATAGAGGTGACCCTGTGGACCAAGGCCATGTCGGTGCAGAACTCTGGGTCTATGTGGGCGGCTGGATATGTCCATTCATCAGAGATATCTAAAGGAGTTTTTACACAGTTCACATAGCTGCTTGTTGCTTGTTGATGCTTGTTCCTCACAGACTTGTCCATTCCGGAATTTCACGACAGAatcttgtgtatctgtgtttgggTTCTGAGGATAAACGTAGATAGTAAAgcaatattttgtttatttgtgtgtgttgttttttgggTCTTATGTTGTGCTTTTTTCCTGCTGTATCCTAAAGCTGCCCCCTATGTATCCATAAGGCACATTGTGTTCCTTGTTGGAATGCCATTTGTTTCGGTGGTGATGCTGTTTCTGTAACTCATCAGTTTTACGAAGAGAATGTGAATGAAACTTACACATTGTTACCAACTTTTTGAGAAAATTAGGTTACTGTTACAAAGCCGACAGTTTTATGGAGGAAAAGCCTTTATCATGGAGTCAGTTTAAATTTGTTCCAGGAACCTCTGTCTTAATGAAATTAACAAGCTAATTGAGTAAAAGACTAATTGGAGATCTAATCAGCGTTTGACTAATTCTCATGCACAGCAGTTCCAGTAAATTGCTCCCTGAATTGGAAGGTTTGGAGCAGAATTACTTCCTGAAATGGTTAATAAGTGAATTGAGTTCATCAGCTTGACCCATTTGTTGCGTACATCCAGGCTCCCTATCCGAGTGTCATTAGTGGTTTATAGAATGATGCCCTTTCTCCTGAGATGGCATTTTACATTTAGCCAAATCACAATGCATTCTCCATCTCCTGCCCTTTTTGTGATAAACATTTAATTTGAGATTTAGTCATGACTGAGCTCCTCCACTAACATTATAAGACTGGGTAGTGCACATTCTAAGTGAAAAATCTTTATATTTATCAGAAAGTAAATATGCCTCTGGACCTTAAGTATTCTGAAGGATCCATATCAAATGTCCCACAGTGTTCCTGCTGTTTTCTATGTATATCTTGATGCTATGCTTTAGAAATTGCTTTAAAAATGCTTTACTGAATACTGAATAAGCACATTGATGCTGAGTTTGATGCAGACTTGATTGGCATCTGTGTCTTTTttagtgtgactgtgtgagtgtgtgcgtctgtTTCTTACAgtgtgactagtgtgtgtgtgtcgataaAACAGCCCAGCAGGtggattactgtgtgtgtgtgtgtgcgtgtgtgtgtatgtgtgtgtgtgtgtgtgtatgtatatgtgtgtgtgtgtgtgtgtgtgtgtgtgtgtgtctgcctagCAACAGCAGCTCCTCCAGGTTGGTTCACACACCCATCTCCTGTCGTCCCTTCCCCCCtcaggtgtggtgtgtgaggtggACGTGGACGAGTGCGCGAGTAATCCCTGTCAGAACGGCGGCACGTGCCAGGATGGCATTAACGCCTTCTTCTGCACCTGCGCTGACCCCGCGCCAGGCCAGCTGCCCTGGGGCGGCGTCGACTGCGCCACCCTGCTCGTCGGCTGCCAGGACCACCAGTGCCAGCACGGCGCCACCTGCACGCCCGGGCTGGACGCCGATGGCCAGCGCCACACCTACACCTGCGCCTGCCCGGCAGGGTTCCACGGGGACCGCTGCGACACACCCACCACCTTCTCGTTCTCGGCGGAGGGCTTCGTGCCGGTGGAGGTTCCCGAGGCCGACCGGACGACCCGGCGGGACGTGGACACGGGCGGCGGCAGCCCCAGCGTCCGGCTGCGCTTCAGAACCACCCTGCCGGACCTGGTGCTGTTCTACAGAGGGACCGCGGAGCACTTCGTCTGCCTGGAGCTGGTCCGGGGAGCGCTGACCGCCAGGGCCGAGTCCGGCGCCCTGAGGATGGAAGCCGCCTTGCTGGACCCGGTCAACGACGGCCGCTGGCACGATGCCCTCGTCACCGTGGACGAAAAACTCACCCTGACCCGAGAGGAAAGCGCGAACGACAGCGATGACGAGGAcagcgatgatgatgatgatgatgatgatgatgatgacgatggtGACGGTGGTGAGCGGACGGTGAAGAGAGTGGAGGACAGCGGTCAGAACCAGCTCCTGTTCTTCCACCCCGAGGGTCTGCAGCAGGTGTTTGTGGGCGGCGTGCCTCTGGACCTCCTCAACAACACGGTCAGCAAGACAGGCCTCCTGGGCTGTGTGGAGGACCTGCGTATCGACTCGCTGCTCGTCCTGCCCCAGCAGCTGCTCTCGGACCTCGGAGACGCCCTGGAGATCGGCTGCAACAAGACGGACTGGTGTCGGGAGGACCCCTGCTCCCAGCAGGGCCACTGCGTGGACATGTGGACGGACTTCAGGTGCGACTGCATCAGACCCTTCTACGGAAACTTCTGCTCTGAAGGTACAGCACGCTGTCCATCGCAGACACAGGAAACTACAGTAGCTATATTGACAGGAAAACTACATTAGCTATATGGACAGGAAAACTACAGTAGCTATATGGACAGGAAAACTACATTAGCTATGTGGACAGGAAAACTACAGTAGCTATGTGGACAGGAAAACTACATTAGCTATGTGGACAGGAAAACTACATTAGCTATGTGGACAGGAAAACTACATTAGCTATGTGGACAGGAAAACTACATTAGCTATATGGACAGGAAAACTACATTAGCTATGTATATTGACTCTGAAGTAACATATTTCCTCCTTTACGCTTTTGTCGTATATAGCTTAGCGTTATagcttctctgtctgtctgtctgtctttatttACTGTAGATGCAGTTTAGTGACAGAGATTAGACAAAATGCAAATTTTATACAGTTATTATAACAGTTGTAATGGAGCGCATGCTGTAAATGCATATCTATGTATATCTGCTGCaccatatgtatatatgtagtatgtatgtatgtttatttatCTACATGACTCCATCCATATGTATATATgcagtatgtatgtacagtatgtatgtgtatatgcagtgtgtatgtatgtatgtttatttatCTACATGACTCCATCCATATTGGTTGGTAATATATCTTCCCGTGTGTACCTGCAGAGATTCCATCATGGACGTTCAGCTATGAGAGGACGACGTCGTCGTTCGTGATGTTTCCCATCACCCAGTCGCACGGCGCgtccttctccatctccttcttcCTGCGCTCCACCAAGGAGGCGGGCCTGGTGTTCCAGCTGAGGCGGCGGGAGCAGGAGTACTTCAGCGTGTACCTGCGCGACGGCTCGCTCCACGTGGACATCCACGCCTCCACCCGCCGCTCCGCCCACTACGTCACCGACGGTGTCAAGCACGACCTGACGGTAACCATGGCTACAGGCTGGGTGTTCTTTAACGAGGAAGGGGTGCGGTTTGAGGAAGACGACACCCCTCCGGTGATCAGCGTGCAGGCCGGGGACCAGGCGTTCGTGGGAGGCCTTGCCCAGGGACAGGACACGTCTCGCTGGGGAGGATCCTTCAAGGGCTGCCTTCAGGACATCCGCCTGGATCAGACGCAGCTGTTTATCTACCAGACCAAAACAAGCAAGCACACCAAACAGCAGCTGCCCAGCTACCTACCGGGGGCCGCCTTCAACGTGGAGCCACACTGCATCTCAGACAACATGTGCAAGGTGTGCGCTCTTCTTACACTGCATCTCAGACAACATGTGCAAGGTGTGCGCTCTTCTAGTGTTAATTTcttcagacgagacgagaggaaatatgtttgtcaacgaccttttttttcatgactaagacgagacgatgacgagatgGCAGTAATGTCCTTAAAACACTGACTAGGACCCTGAGAACATAGGGCCTGGTAACATAGGACCCTGTGAACATAGGACCCTGTGAACATAGGACCCTGTGAACATACTGTAGGGATGACCTGTAGGGCGTTTCTTTCTGTTTAGTTTCACTCGTCTATTTCACTTGTCTTTAGTTTCACTCGTGTATTTCACCTGTCTGAAGTCAATATAAATACCCTGCTTCGTGCAAATTGAGTTTGGCAACATACTGGAAGTGCACAACAGATAGGGAGAACAGTACAGCTACTAAGACTAAGGCGTATTGCTTAATTATACCACAACTAGGGAGAACAAGTACAGCTACTAAGACTaaggcttattgcttaattatacCACAACGTACTGTACTGGAAGTGCATAACACACTGGCTCGTGCAAATTGAGTTTGGCAACATACTGGAGATGTATAACATAGTGTTAATTTcatcagacgagacgagaggaaatatgttcgtcaacgacctttttttcatgactaagacgagacaaTGACGAGACGCCATTAATGTCCCGAGACACTGACTAAGACTCTCTTaaaaatgcattattgttgacgaaaaaagacgagactaaaactataaaatctctcttaattttcgtctacaaaatgagaagacagaatatctagctgttcgCTTTcaaaaatattcgaatgagttcatacgcataacgggtttcctgtaggctagtcttcgtgctgttgctgcaaccctgtggctgcaacacaaactacatggaacaagaacactgagatttatgccagagttagcaagctaactacctaagctttatgccacaatgctacatacccagaagttgaagcttctctcatacaaattaacatccccagaatgtccataaccgaaaatattcatcatgtaatgtcaactatttaactagttagactgatgatgcaaagtttgctagcaagtagtttaatatggaaagttcaagctagcaagttagctatggctaagatggagagtctgtttggggaatgttgttgtgtttaagcatatcgccatctagctgaggcaggagtaaaacattaatactttggcctatacagtgtttctcaaactttttcagtttcaggaccagtTTTCagaactaaccctagctaaaaaaaaaaaaaagattagacctgcTTCAACAGTAGCCTCATAACAtgtagtctacacaataggcctactcactgaaccaccttgcttattgtctttgcactttgcttattgtgtggattcatactgtatgatttaaactggcatatcttacatagacagtgttgcagaactgtttttacatacaagttggttcaatatggctcatatatattatattttaccacatctgctcgcggactacttgcgatagcttgcggaccaccagtgatccccggaccacactttgagaaacactggtctacgaatatgacagtggtccagtcaaatcttttactgtctatggtcaaatcccagccgagctataactgtagctcgacttacctgtgcatgtaaacatactgactgacaaaaaatcagaatgagtaattataacaggcgagtagccctgtggacacacaatattgttggaaaattgagatgtgtgaaacactatttgactcaaatggtaatcagaaataatttgttataaaaaaaagactaaaatgtgttgactaaaactgactgatgagacttttagtcgactaaaacttgactaacaaaaatgatatttgaatgactaaatatgacaaagactaaaaaggacatttcgtcacaagactaagactaagactaaattaaaaataggtgacaaaattaacactacgcTCTTCTCTTGTCACGCTGCAGAGAGTATGATGATGAATGCACACTCTGACACAGCTTACTCTGTGAGGGATGGTGGATCCAGATGTTTGATTCAAATGAGAGATTTTTTATGTACTATCCTTTAGCATGAGAAAACTTTGAATCCAGCTGAATAAATATAATTGTTCTCTTTGGCATTCAACACCTCATGTACATTATAGTTTgttttttggcaaaaaatgtatcattattacattatcattattacattgaTGAATAATTAGTAAACAGATAATAGTTCTAGATAACAAACATTTATAGTAAAACGTGTTCTATGCTTAGGCACGGCCATGTCAGAATGGAGGTGTGTGCAACATGACCTGGAATGATTTCATGTGCGAGTGTCCTTTCAACTACACCGGGAAGATGTGTGAGACgcgcgtgtggtgtgtgagtgaccCCTGCGTGATGGGCAGTCAGTGTGTGGACCTATCGGACGGATACGAGTGTGAGTACTTcacccacatcacacacacttcttgctcccgacacacactccaaacactttTCATACAAAAAACTCAGAGCTGGTCAACGGTATTTTTTAGATGAAAACATTTACAGTTAAAGGAAATAGTGTTCGCATTTCTTATATAATGTTTAAGGATAAGGAAATgctattttttttgcattgattttatatatttatatttcaattgATTCCCGTGATATGATTTGAACTCCTAAAGGTATGTTCAGGCCTGTTCTGGTCTGTTCAGGTCACACCAATGCTACTTTAACTCTTTTTCACCTCTCTGTACAGGTCACACCAATGCTACtttaactctttctctctctgtgtgttcaggTCACACCAATGCTACGTTCGAGAACAACGCTCTCCAGTACCGTGCCGACGGATCTCCCTTGGAGACGGTGATGACGGTCTCCATGAAGCTGCGCACGCGTGAGGAGAACGCCGTTCTGCTGCGGGCGTCCAACGGTCTGGAACTGTTGTGCATGGGCCTGCGGAACGCCAGCCTCATCGTGAAGCTGCGCAGCGGGAACAGCCTGGAGGTCTCGGTCCTGTCCAGCGAGACTGAGCTGGCCGACGGGGAGTGGCACCGCGTGGAGCTGCACCTGGACCCACCGCTGCTCCACAGCGCCCCCCAGTGGCAGCTCAGTGTGGACGGGCAGCCCACGGGCCAGAGCGTCCCTGCCGCCGGCACGCTGGACTTCCTGGGCAACGCCACCGTGCACCTGGCGGAGAACTTCACCGGTTGCCTGGGCGACGTGCGGGTAGGCGGGGTCTACCTGCCGCTGGTGGACGACGGCGAGCCTCCCCAAGCGTCGCGTTTCGCGCGTCAGCCGGGCGGGGCGGCCCCTGAGCTGGGCTGCCGGGGGTCCCccgtgtgcgagccctcgccCTGCCTGAACCGGGGCTCGTGCCTGGACCTCTTCCACTCACACGCCTGCGCCTGCGCACCCGGCTGGGAGGGCGAGTTCTGCGAGGA
It includes:
- the crb2b gene encoding protein crumbs homolog 2b isoform X1 → MEFGRAFSKFNRILLLMVMMFKLGIFCGVNAERCLEAPCQNGGSCVDMLDDYKCLCPSTPPMYSGKNCSELYDPCASVDCPGCVSTPGTTEYQCLCDEGFVGPDCSENVDECASYPCTGTKSLCVDGANGYECHCPSGSAGDRCQELVRSCKDEPCLNGAACRWAPEGYACDCAQGFEGEDCEVDVDECLSQPCKNGALCRDGMGVYVCYCVPGFQGSSCEIDINECASRPCVNNATCINGRDQYTCECLLGFEGVNCEMETDECEVEPCQNNATCFDHVGHYTCECVEGFAGINCEVDIDECASDPCLHYGVCVDLVNRFECDCSGTGFFGELCEEDILECASAPCQNNATCQDGVNQYTCLCWPGYEGENCQIDVDECTSEPCENGGECVQLSDEDSYGLLPQLAGEFSYARAAGYLCQCIPGFIGENCSINVDECESQPCVNGGICEDLVNSYQCVCPPGYTGVVCEVDVDECASNPCQNGGTCQDGINAFFCTCADPAPGQLPWGGVDCATLLVGCQDHQCQHGATCTPGLDADGQRHTYTCACPAGFHGDRCDTPTTFSFSAEGFVPVEVPEADRTTRRDVDTGGGSPSVRLRFRTTLPDLVLFYRGTAEHFVCLELVRGALTARAESGALRMEAALLDPVNDGRWHDALVTVDEKLTLTREESANDSDDEDSDDDDDDDDDDDDGDGGERTVKRVEDSGQNQLLFFHPEGLQQVFVGGVPLDLLNNTVSKTGLLGCVEDLRIDSLLVLPQQLLSDLGDALEIGCNKTDWCREDPCSQQGHCVDMWTDFRCDCIRPFYGNFCSEEIPSWTFSYERTTSSFVMFPITQSHGASFSISFFLRSTKEAGLVFQLRRREQEYFSVYLRDGSLHVDIHASTRRSAHYVTDGVKHDLTVTMATGWVFFNEEGVRFEEDDTPPVISVQAGDQAFVGGLAQGQDTSRWGGSFKGCLQDIRLDQTQLFIYQTKTSKHTKQQLPSYLPGAAFNVEPHCISDNMCKARPCQNGGVCNMTWNDFMCECPFNYTGKMCETRVWCVSDPCVMGSQCVDLSDGYECHTNATFENNALQYRADGSPLETVMTVSMKLRTREENAVLLRASNGLELLCMGLRNASLIVKLRSGNSLEVSVLSSETELADGEWHRVELHLDPPLLHSAPQWQLSVDGQPTGQSVPAAGTLDFLGNATVHLAENFTGCLGDVRVGGVYLPLVDDGEPPQASRFARQPGGAAPELGCRGSPVCEPSPCLNRGSCLDLFHSHACACAPGWEGEFCEDEIDECASSPCVNGTCRDLLADYRCVCTQGFGGRNCQEELDECQNNRCENGASCVDALGSYYCLCPPGFSGHFCQWRFPAPRCNLDMRCAHGGVCIDGYWGANCTCRPGFTGVRCEEEINECESNPCINGGTCRDRVNNYLCMCVRGFSGKNCETSREPQRERMPWLVVAIPLACLGAVIAGVGMVCLAMTARKKRQSEGTYSPSNQEVDGARLEMGSVLKVPPEERLI